GGCGCCGCGCACCACCGGCCGCGAGCGCGTCGCGGATGCCGACCACCTCAAGCTGGTGGCCTCCTTCGGCGGTGAGGCGCGCGCCCCGAACGTGACGCGGATGCTCACCGAGGTAACCGATCGCCTCGTGAAGGCGAGCGACCGGCCCGACCAGACCTACGTGGTCACGCTCCTCGATTCGCCGGTGGTCAACGCCTTCGCGCTGCCGAACGGGCGGCTCTACGCGACCCGCGGGCTGGTGGCGTTGGCGAGCGACACCTCCGAGGTGGCGGCCGTGCTGGCCCACGAGATGGCGCACGTGACCCTCAGCCACGCCACGGCCCGGAGCGAGCTGGAGCTGCGCTCGGCCCTCGTCAGCCGGGTCGTGGTCGACGTGCTGAACGATCCCGATACCGGCGCCCAGCTGCAGCACCAGTCGCGCTTCGCGCTGGCGCGCTTCTCCCGCGAGCAGGAGCTGGAGGCGGACGCCACCGGCGTGCGCACCCTCGCCAAGGCCGGCTACGACCCGTTCGCGGCCGGCCGGTTCCTCACCGCGCTCAACCGCTCGACCGGCCTGAAGGCGGGCAGCGCCACCGAGCCCGACATGCTGGCGACCCATCCGGGGACGGCCGAGCGCATCACCCAGGTCACCCGGGCGGCTCGGCGCATCGGCGCGCCGGGCATCGGCACCGACGACCGCGCGTCCTACCTCGCCGCCGTGGACGGGCTCGCCTACGGCGACAATCCGCGCGACGGTGCCGTGCGCGGCCATCGCTTCATCCATCCCGGCCTCGGCATCGCCTTCGAGGTGCCGGAGGGCTTCACCCTGGAGAACACGCGCTCGGCCGTGCTCGGCACGATCCCGGACGGCAGCCGCCGCCTGCTGTTCGACCAGATCGACGCGAAGGAGGGGCAGCCCCTCGACGCAGTGCTGAAGGCGAGCTGGAACGACGCCTTCGACCCGGCCGGCTTCGAGACCCGGGAGGTTGCCGGCCACCCGACGGCCTTCGCGCTGTCGCGCGGGAAGGACTGGACCTTCCGCCTCGCGGCCATCCGGATCGGCGATTCGACCTACCGGATGATCATGGCCGCCAAGGGCGCGGCCGACCCCGATCCGGCCTTCCGCCGCTGGACCGCGACCCTGGTGGCCGTCTCGCCCGACGAGGTGGTCCTGCGCCCGCTGCGGCTGCAGGTGGTGCAGGCGACCTCGACCAGCGCCGAGGACCTCGCCCGGCGCATGATGGTGCCGGACCGGGCGCTCGACCGGTTCCTCGTGCTCAACGGCCTGGAGCGGGGGGCGCAGCTGGTCCCGGGCCGCAGCTACAAGATCGTGGCGGAATAGCCGCCTTGCGCGGCGGCGGCTTGTGCCAAGCGTGGCCCCGGCGATCCTGCCGGGGTCGTTCAGGGAGAGCCCCGTGATTCGATTCTACTACAATCTCAGCCCCAACCCCATGAAGGTCGCCCTCTGCCTCGAGGAGATGGGCCTGCCCTACGAGACGGTGCCGGTGGACACCCGCCAGGGCGCGCAGTTCGACCCCGCCTACACGGCGATCAACCCGAACGGGAAGGTGCCGGCGATCGTCGACGGCGACGTGACGGTGTTCGATTCGAACGCCATCCTGCTCTACCTCGCCGGGAAGACCGGCCAGTTCCTGCCCGAGGGCGAGCCGGTGCGCGGCGAGATGCTGTCCTGGCTGATGTTCGTGGCGACCGGCATCGGGCCGTTCTCCGGCCAATGCGTCCATTTCCGCCACTTCGCGCAGGACGGCGGCGCCTACGCCACCGAGCGCTACACCTTCGAGGCGCGCCGGCACTGGGGCATCCTCGACCAGCGGCTCGCCGACCGCACCTACGTGCTCGGCGACACCTACACGATCGTCGACATGGCGGTGTGGGGCTGGGCCCGGATGGTGCCGTTCGTGCTGGGCGAGACCGCCTTCGCGGCGCTGCCGAACGTGAAGCGCCTGCTCGACACGATCAATGCCCGGCCCGCCGCCCAGGCCGCCGAGGCGCTGAAGGGCCGCCACGCATTCAAGGCCGAGATGGATGCAGAGGCCCGGAGCATCATGTTTCCCGCCACGCGCAGCACCGCCTGAGCCGGCGCCATCGCGATCCGGTCTCTCCCGGCCTCAGGGCGCCGGGGCGGTCACCGTGAGCATCGGCAGGGTGACGGCGAGCGTGCCGGGCGGCATCCGCTCGGTGCCGAGCGTCAGGCAGGCGGCGAAGCCGAGGCAGAGGGCGAGACCGAGAAGCGAGGTCTCGAAGCCGCGGTAGACCCAATCCATGGCGGTCCCCTGTATGCGAGGGACCGTCAGGATGCGCCGATCGGGTTAACGGATCGGTGCTCCACCTCACCAGCCCGAGGCAACGAGCGCGGCCCCGGCGGCGATCAGCGCGACGCCCGCCCAAGCCGCGAGGCTCAGGGTTTCGCCGAGCAGGCCGGCGCCGAGGAGCGCCACCAACACGACGCTGAGCTTGTCGAGCGGCGCGACCCGGGCGGCGTCGCCAAGCGACAGCGCCCGGAAGTAGCACAGCCACGACGCCCCGGTGGCGAGGCCCGACAGGACCAGGAAGACGAGGCTGCGGCCGGAGATCTGCGCGAGACCGCCGGACTGGCCGGAGCCGACGACGATCGCCCCGGCGAAGACCAGGATCACGGCGGTGCGGACCAGGGTCGCGACATCCGACTGCACGCCCGAGACCCCGACCTTGGCCAGGATCGCGGTGAGCGCCGCGAAGCAGGCGGCGGCAAGCGCCCAGAAGCGCCAGGATTGCAGCAGGTGGCTCACCGGGATCCCGTGTCGGTTCTCAAGGCAACGCGCGGTCGCATCATCGTCCTTGAGAGCGCAGCGAGGCAATCCAGGGCAGCGCCACACTCAACGAGGTCGCACCACCCTGGGTCGCTTCGCTACGCTCGCGATGACGGAGCAGCCGAGTGCGACCAGCGCGAATCCTGCGTCACGCAGAAGAGCCGCCGCATTCCCGGCGCCGCGGCTCCCCCTCACCCGACTCCTTGCCGGACCGTAAATGTTTCCCGTGAAACATTTGCCGTTCACAGGAGCTTGTCGGGGGTGATCGGCAGGTGGCGCACCCGCTTGCCAGTCGCGTGGAACACCGCGTTGGTGATCGCCGCCGCGACGCCGACGATGCCGATCTCGCCGAGCCCCTTCACGCCCAACGGATTCGCCTTGTCCTCCTCGTCCACGAAGATGACGTCGATGTCGTAGATGTCGGCGTTCACCGGCACGTGGTACTCGCCGAGATTGTGGTTCATGAACCGGCCGATGCGGTGGTCGAGCATCGACTCCTCCTCCAGCGCCGAGCCGATCCCCATCACCACGCCGCCGAGGATCTGGCTGCGCGCGGTCTTCGGGTTCAGCACCTTGCCGGCCGCGATCGCTGAGACGACCCGGGTGACCCGGACCTGCCCCAGTTCCTCGTCGACCTTCACCTCCACGAAGATCGCCGAGTGGGTGTAGGCCTCGTATTTCTGATTGAAGTCCTTGTCGGGCCCGGCCTCCTCGACGGCCTCGACCTTGTCGACGCCGGCCGCCTGCAGCACCTCGACCAGGGAGACGCTGCGGCTCGGATCGCCCGCCACCGAGATGCGCCCGTCCGAGAACACCGCCCGGTCGAAATCGACGTTGGCGAGGGGCGAGTTCTCCATGGCGCGAGCGAGCTTGAACACCTGCGCGCCGACGTTGCGGCAAGCCTTCATCACGGCGGTGCCCGAGGAGGCCGCGGTCCAGGATCCACCCGCGACCGGGGCTTCCGGCAGGCGGGTGTCGCCGAGCTTGGTGGTCACCGCGTCCATCGGCAGGCCGAGGGTGTCGGCGGCGATCTGCGTCAGGATCGTGTAGGTGCCGGTACCGATATCGCCGGTGGAGTTGCCCACCGTGAGGCGGCCGTCCGGCGTCAGGGTCGCGATGGCACTCGACTGCATCATCATCGATTCCCAGATGCCGGTGGCTACGCCCCAGCCGACCAGCTCCCGCCCCTCGCGGGTGGAGCGGGGCTCGGGGTTGCGCTTGGCCCAGCCGAAGCGCTCGGAGCCGAGCTCAAAGCAGCGCCGCAGCTCCTTCGAGCCGAACGGCTTGCCCTCGGCGGTGGCGTCGGATTCGGCGTAGTTCTTCAGCCGCAGGGCGATCGGGTCGAGCTTGGTCGCGTAGGCGAGTTCGTCCATCGCGGTCTCGATGGCGAAGACGCCGGTCACCGCGCCGGGGGCGCGCATGTCGCCGGGGGTCGGCGTGTCGAGCTTCACCAGGCGGTAGCCCAGGGCGACGTTG
This window of the Methylobacterium tardum genome carries:
- a CDS encoding M48 family metalloprotease; the encoded protein is MGGITERFRWAGRVPLGAVALCALATLLGACVADQTEATVRPAVVRVPAEAPRTTGRERVADADHLKLVASFGGEARAPNVTRMLTEVTDRLVKASDRPDQTYVVTLLDSPVVNAFALPNGRLYATRGLVALASDTSEVAAVLAHEMAHVTLSHATARSELELRSALVSRVVVDVLNDPDTGAQLQHQSRFALARFSREQELEADATGVRTLAKAGYDPFAAGRFLTALNRSTGLKAGSATEPDMLATHPGTAERITQVTRAARRIGAPGIGTDDRASYLAAVDGLAYGDNPRDGAVRGHRFIHPGLGIAFEVPEGFTLENTRSAVLGTIPDGSRRLLFDQIDAKEGQPLDAVLKASWNDAFDPAGFETREVAGHPTAFALSRGKDWTFRLAAIRIGDSTYRMIMAAKGAADPDPAFRRWTATLVAVSPDEVVLRPLRLQVVQATSTSAEDLARRMMVPDRALDRFLVLNGLERGAQLVPGRSYKIVAE
- a CDS encoding glutathione S-transferase family protein, translated to MIRFYYNLSPNPMKVALCLEEMGLPYETVPVDTRQGAQFDPAYTAINPNGKVPAIVDGDVTVFDSNAILLYLAGKTGQFLPEGEPVRGEMLSWLMFVATGIGPFSGQCVHFRHFAQDGGAYATERYTFEARRHWGILDQRLADRTYVLGDTYTIVDMAVWGWARMVPFVLGETAFAALPNVKRLLDTINARPAAQAAEALKGRHAFKAEMDAEARSIMFPATRSTA
- a CDS encoding EamA family transporter codes for the protein MSHLLQSWRFWALAAACFAALTAILAKVGVSGVQSDVATLVRTAVILVFAGAIVVGSGQSGGLAQISGRSLVFLVLSGLATGASWLCYFRALSLGDAARVAPLDKLSVVLVALLGAGLLGETLSLAAWAGVALIAAGAALVASGW
- a CDS encoding xanthine dehydrogenase family protein molybdopterin-binding subunit; translated protein: MTQTFSSTGHDTFVGSPRSRIDGPAKVTGLAKYAGEFAAPDLAYGYIVSSAIAKGRITAIDSAEAEAVPGVLKVLTHENRPRTAWRDKNFQDQVAPPGSPFRALYDDLIVFSGQPVALVVAEDFETARYAASLVRVSYETQEPGTDLRARRGTAYHPPYNREGIKPPPEPWGDADTTFGSAAIRVQGEYSLADEHHNPMEPHASTVVVEEDGTYTVYDKIQGVSNSHQYLVNVFGLKPDQVRVLNPYLGGGFGSGLRPQYQLFLAMLAAQELKRSVRVTLARDQMWSFTYRSEALQTIALGAEPDGRLTALRHDAVQGTSQYEDYQEVVVNWSGVLYKCDNVALGYRLVKLDTPTPGDMRAPGAVTGVFAIETAMDELAYATKLDPIALRLKNYAESDATAEGKPFGSKELRRCFELGSERFGWAKRNPEPRSTREGRELVGWGVATGIWESMMMQSSAIATLTPDGRLTVGNSTGDIGTGTYTILTQIAADTLGLPMDAVTTKLGDTRLPEAPVAGGSWTAASSGTAVMKACRNVGAQVFKLARAMENSPLANVDFDRAVFSDGRISVAGDPSRSVSLVEVLQAAGVDKVEAVEEAGPDKDFNQKYEAYTHSAIFVEVKVDEELGQVRVTRVVSAIAAGKVLNPKTARSQILGGVVMGIGSALEEESMLDHRIGRFMNHNLGEYHVPVNADIYDIDVIFVDEEDKANPLGVKGLGEIGIVGVAAAITNAVFHATGKRVRHLPITPDKLL